One stretch of Kiritimatiellaceae bacterium DNA includes these proteins:
- a CDS encoding ATP-dependent zinc metalloprotease FtsH produces the protein MMALVLMGLQFFQKPEQQEKLDYNPGFVQMAKEGRIISCDIVRETSGNDYITGDLKDLDSKTGKAKKFRVDVVVTEDLLKMLQEQNVTFKVRAASPFWQVFWNVAPFAVGFLLIYFFFFRQMKMAGGRAMSFGKSRAKLLQRDDKNRTTFADVAGVDEAKEELQEVVEFLKNPKQFQRLGGKMPKGVLLAGAPGTGKTLIAKAVAGEAEVPFFSISGSDFVEMFVGVGASRVRDMFEQGRKSAPCIIFVDEIDAVGRSRFSGMGGGHDEREQTLNALLVEMDGFDTTEGVIIIAATNRPDVLDPALMRPGRFDRQVFIDLPNLKGREEILNIHVKRVTLAKDVDLTKVARGTPGFSGADLMNLVNEAALLAARRGAEAVELPDFEEARDKVSWGRERRSHMLDTEEKKLTAYHEAGHAIVLAKTEQTEPLHKVTVIPRGRALGATMQLPEKDRYTQGRKRLMGMLIGLMGGRAAEEMIFGDVTTGAQNDIERATRIARAMVCEFGMSETLGPRNYGSGQEQMFLGREISRNEIHSEKITQLIDVEIDNILREAHETAANILKDHRDRLELIAELLIKYETLDGDQVMEILSTGEVPEELLKNGNGHTAPVAAQEAKTEEVQPAEGAE, from the coding sequence ATGATGGCGCTGGTGCTGATGGGGCTGCAATTTTTTCAGAAGCCGGAACAGCAGGAGAAGCTGGACTATAACCCCGGCTTTGTCCAGATGGCGAAGGAAGGCCGCATTATCAGTTGCGATATCGTGCGCGAAACCTCCGGCAATGATTACATCACCGGCGACCTGAAGGATCTGGATAGCAAAACCGGCAAGGCAAAAAAATTCCGCGTCGATGTGGTGGTCACCGAAGACCTGCTAAAGATGCTTCAGGAACAAAACGTCACCTTCAAAGTGCGCGCGGCTTCGCCGTTCTGGCAGGTGTTCTGGAACGTGGCGCCGTTTGCTGTCGGCTTTCTTCTCATCTATTTCTTCTTCTTCCGGCAGATGAAGATGGCAGGTGGACGGGCAATGAGCTTTGGCAAGAGCCGCGCCAAACTGCTTCAGCGCGACGATAAAAACCGCACGACGTTCGCCGATGTCGCCGGTGTGGACGAAGCAAAAGAAGAACTTCAGGAAGTGGTCGAGTTTTTGAAAAATCCGAAACAGTTCCAGCGGCTCGGCGGTAAAATGCCGAAAGGCGTTCTGCTGGCGGGCGCGCCCGGTACCGGTAAAACGTTGATTGCCAAAGCAGTCGCAGGCGAGGCCGAAGTGCCGTTCTTCTCGATCAGCGGTTCGGACTTCGTCGAGATGTTCGTTGGTGTCGGCGCCAGCCGTGTGCGAGATATGTTTGAGCAGGGCCGCAAGAGCGCGCCGTGTATTATTTTCGTGGATGAAATTGATGCCGTGGGTCGCAGCCGGTTTTCCGGTATGGGCGGCGGGCACGATGAACGCGAGCAGACGCTGAATGCGCTGCTGGTTGAAATGGACGGCTTCGATACTACCGAAGGCGTGATCATCATTGCAGCCACCAACCGTCCCGATGTGCTCGACCCCGCGCTGATGCGTCCGGGCCGCTTCGACCGTCAGGTTTTTATCGATCTGCCGAACCTTAAAGGGCGCGAAGAGATTCTCAATATTCACGTCAAACGGGTGACTCTGGCCAAAGATGTTGATCTCACCAAAGTGGCGCGCGGTACGCCCGGCTTTTCCGGCGCGGATTTAATGAATCTCGTCAACGAAGCGGCGCTGCTCGCGGCGCGGCGCGGCGCGGAAGCGGTCGAGCTTCCCGACTTCGAAGAAGCGCGCGATAAAGTTTCTTGGGGTCGCGAACGCCGCAGCCACATGCTCGACACCGAAGAGAAAAAGCTGACGGCCTATCACGAAGCAGGGCATGCCATCGTGCTGGCGAAAACCGAACAGACCGAACCGTTGCATAAGGTGACGGTCATTCCGCGCGGACGCGCACTGGGCGCCACCATGCAGCTGCCGGAAAAAGACCGCTACACACAGGGACGCAAACGGCTGATGGGTATGCTGATCGGCCTGATGGGCGGACGCGCTGCCGAAGAAATGATTTTCGGCGATGTTACCACCGGCGCTCAGAACGATATTGAACGCGCCACCCGGATCGCCCGCGCGATGGTTTGCGAATTCGGTATGAGCGAAACGCTCGGCCCGCGCAACTATGGTTCCGGGCAGGAGCAGATGTTCCTTGGCCGTGAAATCAGCCGGAACGAAATTCACAGCGAGAAAATCACGCAACTGATCGACGTTGAAATCGATAACATCCTGAGAGAAGCGCACGAAACCGCCGCGAACATTCTGAAGGATCACCGCGACCGGCTTGAATTGATTGCCGAACTGCTCATCAAATATGAAACGCTCGACGGCGATCAGGTCATGGAAATCCTGAGCACCGGTGAAGTGCCCGAGGAGCTTCTGAAAAACGGCAACGGACACACCGCGCCCGTCGCAGCGCAAGAGGCGAAGACGGAAGAAGTTCAGCCCGCAGAAGGCGCAGAATAA
- a CDS encoding family 20 glycosylhydrolase: protein MRPQFVIPVQKQKWMDGSFIWPAKAVFAGERSGDPVALDTLRDEASPYTHAEIQTGRDIPATVAMNYSDDVAHKEGYILDITPSGIQISAQTEAGAYYGVQTLREYTRIHGKILPCIRIEDWPEFAVRGVYFDISRGKVPTIESLKEVIENLAHWKINEFQLYIENVFTFSKHPAIGQGYSPLTPEEILDLQAHCEKHHIRFTPSLASFGHVEKILAIPKYQHLAELPGHLGYPGGTTLNPGSPDSIRLVNELYDEFLPLFNASGFNACCDEPWELGQGASKADADERGKGQVFLDFLLKLYRAARTHGKQMQIWADIVLQHPEILSRIPKDIVMINWEYSGDPAQPGRMEHCALFDQYGFSWVAAPGISSWNTHGTNRANAMHNIRAFSGLARKHHALGILNTHWGDNGARTPHAAILHGLAYGAAHSWHGEGIDEENFTAAFANSLFGQAADLADRLIRQIGNANEQSSAKLYHCYIAPIDPQRDAFRSIDPASPVRWQWSPFAGFIDPPDPKGCAHVIRELSETLALPVAGGLSGGQQLCIEELRLAARMDLVAAKKVILAQRHRAKQPVAPSEWISLANELDEVSAAFEANWLLCNKPSRLADNLLVMKRAEEECRALANG from the coding sequence AACAGAAGTGGATGGACGGCTCATTCATCTGGCCGGCCAAGGCCGTCTTTGCGGGAGAACGTTCCGGCGACCCCGTTGCGCTGGATACTCTGCGAGATGAAGCCTCTCCGTACACACACGCAGAAATTCAAACCGGAAGAGATATCCCAGCCACCGTGGCCATGAACTATTCCGACGACGTTGCCCATAAAGAGGGTTACATTCTGGATATCACTCCGTCCGGCATTCAAATTTCAGCCCAGACAGAAGCCGGCGCCTATTACGGCGTGCAAACTCTGCGGGAATACACGCGCATACACGGAAAAATCCTTCCCTGCATCCGGATTGAGGATTGGCCGGAGTTTGCTGTACGCGGCGTCTATTTCGACATTTCCCGTGGAAAAGTTCCGACAATCGAGTCTCTCAAAGAGGTCATCGAGAATCTGGCTCACTGGAAAATCAACGAATTCCAGCTCTATATTGAGAATGTGTTCACCTTCTCGAAACATCCAGCTATCGGACAGGGGTACTCTCCGCTGACGCCGGAAGAAATTCTCGATCTACAGGCTCACTGTGAAAAACATCACATTCGATTCACACCTTCGCTGGCCAGTTTCGGACACGTTGAAAAAATTCTGGCAATTCCTAAATATCAGCATCTGGCGGAACTGCCCGGACACCTTGGCTATCCGGGCGGCACCACCCTAAACCCCGGAAGCCCGGATTCCATCAGGCTGGTGAACGAACTGTACGATGAATTTCTTCCGCTTTTCAACGCCTCCGGCTTCAATGCCTGTTGCGACGAACCCTGGGAACTGGGCCAGGGCGCAAGCAAAGCCGATGCGGATGAACGCGGCAAAGGGCAGGTTTTCCTCGATTTTCTACTGAAGCTTTATCGCGCGGCCCGAACACACGGCAAGCAAATGCAGATATGGGCCGATATTGTGCTCCAGCACCCCGAAATCCTGAGTCGGATTCCCAAAGACATTGTGATGATTAACTGGGAGTACTCCGGCGACCCTGCCCAACCAGGACGCATGGAACATTGCGCCCTTTTTGATCAGTATGGCTTCTCCTGGGTAGCGGCTCCCGGCATCAGCTCCTGGAATACCCACGGAACAAACCGGGCAAACGCCATGCATAACATCCGCGCTTTTTCCGGACTGGCACGCAAACACCACGCCCTTGGTATTTTGAACACGCACTGGGGCGATAACGGAGCGCGAACTCCGCACGCCGCCATTCTGCACGGACTCGCTTACGGCGCGGCCCATTCCTGGCATGGAGAAGGAATTGATGAAGAAAACTTTACAGCCGCATTTGCAAACAGCCTTTTCGGCCAAGCCGCCGATCTTGCGGATCGCCTGATCCGGCAGATTGGAAACGCAAATGAGCAGTCATCCGCCAAACTCTATCATTGCTACATTGCGCCGATTGATCCGCAGCGCGATGCATTCCGGAGCATTGACCCCGCATCTCCCGTGCGCTGGCAATGGTCTCCTTTTGCCGGGTTTATTGATCCGCCCGACCCGAAGGGATGCGCCCATGTCATACGCGAACTGAGCGAGACCCTCGCGCTGCCTGTCGCCGGCGGACTCTCCGGCGGGCAACAGCTCTGTATCGAAGAGTTGCGACTGGCCGCCCGCATGGATCTCGTCGCCGCCAAAAAAGTTATTCTGGCACAACGCCACCGCGCCAAACAACCGGTTGCGCCATCCGAATGGATCTCTCTGGCCAATGAACTCGATGAAGTCTCTGCCGCGTTTGAAGCCAACTGGCTGTTATGCAACAAACCATCGCGATTGGCTGATAATCTGCTCGTTATGAAAAGAGCCGAAGAAGAGTGCCGGGCGCTTGCAAACGGATAA
- a CDS encoding ROK family protein, giving the protein MNFLGIDIGGTKIAVSIGDEQGKIIADRRFPTNPESVQDTMQQAAQVAEELIAAAGLKGGQIAAIGITSPAPMCSKRRMILKTPNLRGWEPFAVGDFFEEKFKRPTFMQNDANGAGLAEFWFGACKGLDLIYLTMSTGIGAGIICNGQLVAGTNDLAGEVGHITLDLNGPRCGCGKTGCWEAYCGGKNFADQVRADIAKGAQTSILKEAGGDPAKISMQEIRAAIRAGDPYACKKWEGFIEKMAHAVSILLQTLNPQAIVMGTLAIHGGDTFIPQMMERLPKYAWKGVLETCSRIEASVLTNIGELAAIAVAIDGTRQLNKG; this is encoded by the coding sequence ATGAATTTTTTAGGCATTGATATTGGCGGAACCAAAATTGCAGTTTCCATCGGCGACGAACAGGGAAAGATTATTGCCGACCGTCGGTTTCCGACCAATCCGGAAAGCGTGCAGGACACTATGCAGCAGGCCGCACAGGTCGCCGAAGAACTGATTGCGGCGGCAGGACTGAAAGGCGGCCAGATCGCCGCGATCGGGATCACGTCTCCGGCGCCGATGTGTTCGAAGCGCCGTATGATCCTAAAGACTCCGAATTTGCGCGGCTGGGAGCCCTTTGCGGTTGGCGATTTCTTTGAAGAAAAATTCAAACGTCCGACCTTTATGCAGAACGATGCCAACGGCGCCGGACTGGCAGAGTTTTGGTTCGGAGCCTGCAAAGGACTGGACTTGATCTATCTCACAATGAGCACCGGTATCGGTGCCGGCATTATTTGTAACGGACAGCTGGTTGCAGGAACTAACGATCTGGCCGGCGAAGTGGGGCATATCACACTGGATCTCAACGGCCCGCGTTGTGGTTGCGGGAAGACTGGTTGCTGGGAAGCCTACTGCGGCGGCAAAAATTTTGCCGATCAGGTGCGTGCCGACATCGCCAAAGGCGCGCAAACATCAATCCTTAAAGAAGCGGGCGGCGATCCGGCGAAGATCAGCATGCAGGAAATCCGCGCCGCCATTCGCGCCGGGGATCCTTACGCCTGCAAAAAGTGGGAAGGGTTCATTGAAAAAATGGCGCATGCCGTCAGCATCCTGTTACAGACGCTCAATCCTCAGGCCATCGTCATGGGCACACTGGCCATTCACGGCGGCGACACCTTCATCCCTCAGATGATGGAGCGACTTCCGAAGTATGCATGGAAAGGTGTGTTGGAGACTTGCAGCCGGATTGAGGCCAGCGTACTCACCAATATTGGCGAACTGGCTGCCATCGCCGTTGCCATCGACGGTACCCGCCAATTGAATAAAGGATAA
- the tilS gene encoding tRNA lysidine(34) synthetase TilS, which translates to MNLIEKVKAVIERENLIPADTHVVVGVSGGADSVALLHILHRFGYRLTAAHLNHSIRGAEADGDEAFVKALCKKLGIKCVAAKTDVPALAKEKGISLEMAAREARHEFFRTFAPARIALAHHADDQLETFFLRAARGTGPSGLSGMRSFQCLENVDATPSSRFSDTADATGASRLRSRTLTLIRPMLGIRRTEIIQWLETEKIEWCEDATNTDETISRNFIRRQLLPMFGKLNERAAENILRTMEILRDEEDHPEKAARRREIRDWLIEQGVTPTFDAVEQVVSFSEKTSGTQFLDLEGLRLVNEYGKLSVDATPSSRYMHEERDEGVASTLFIKTEEGVGILRGSWCASVSLAKVAGREVAVRAARPGDRMEPYGMEGSKKLQDIFTDLKIPKAQREQWPIVECGGEIVWLPGYRIARGWELSSDSEPALHLFVNEDWA; encoded by the coding sequence GTGAACCTGATCGAAAAAGTCAAAGCAGTGATTGAGCGGGAAAATCTGATTCCTGCCGACACGCATGTTGTCGTCGGGGTTTCCGGCGGTGCGGATTCTGTCGCGTTGCTCCACATTTTGCACCGGTTCGGATATCGGCTGACCGCCGCACACCTGAACCATTCCATTCGCGGCGCGGAAGCCGATGGCGACGAAGCATTCGTCAAAGCGCTTTGCAAAAAACTCGGGATCAAGTGTGTTGCCGCCAAGACCGATGTTCCGGCGCTCGCCAAAGAAAAAGGAATCTCGCTCGAAATGGCCGCCCGAGAAGCCCGCCACGAATTCTTTCGCACTTTTGCACCGGCGCGCATCGCACTGGCACATCACGCCGACGACCAACTCGAAACCTTCTTCCTGCGCGCCGCACGCGGCACCGGGCCAAGCGGACTCAGCGGAATGCGCTCTTTCCAATGTTTGGAAAACGTAGACGCGACGCCCTCGTCGCGTTTCTCAGACACTGCGGACGCGACGGGTGCGTCGCGTCTACGATCCCGAACACTAACGCTCATTCGTCCAATGCTTGGAATCCGGCGGACAGAAATTATCCAGTGGCTGGAAACAGAAAAAATCGAATGGTGCGAAGACGCCACCAACACCGATGAAACCATTTCGCGCAATTTTATCCGCCGTCAGCTTCTTCCAATGTTTGGAAAACTCAATGAGCGCGCCGCCGAAAATATTCTCCGCACCATGGAAATTCTGCGTGACGAAGAAGATCATCCTGAAAAAGCGGCCCGGCGGCGCGAAATCCGTGACTGGCTGATTGAGCAAGGCGTAACACCAACCTTTGATGCGGTCGAACAGGTTGTTTCATTTTCCGAAAAAACAAGCGGAACGCAGTTCCTCGACCTGGAAGGACTACGATTGGTTAATGAGTATGGGAAGTTGAGCGTAGACGCGACGCCCTCGTCGCGTTACATGCACGAAGAACGCGACGAGGGCGTCGCGTCTACGTTGTTCATCAAGACGGAAGAAGGCGTCGGAATTCTGCGCGGATCGTGGTGCGCCTCCGTTTCGCTCGCCAAAGTCGCAGGCAGGGAAGTCGCCGTTCGTGCCGCGCGGCCCGGCGACCGGATGGAACCGTACGGCATGGAAGGTTCCAAAAAACTTCAGGATATTTTCACCGACCTGAAAATTCCGAAGGCTCAGCGCGAACAATGGCCCATCGTCGAATGCGGCGGAGAAATTGTCTGGCTCCCCGGCTACCGCATTGCCCGTGGCTGGGAACTGTCATCGGATTCCGAACCAGCCCTGCATTTGTTTGTGAATGAAGATTGGGCTTAA
- a CDS encoding DEAD/DEAH box helicase, producing MPSFIEKIGKLFKKQETYRPSQSKAAPKPVVEAKKTPTRQQPKAEAPRKHTTHRGGRANHQESPHQPAPARKPTEPWDPATFQVEPKEGKTRFQDMNLPVDIFHAIADLNFQYCTPIQAGILPLTLAGKDMAGKAQTGTGKTAAFLLGILTRFIKNRQEAPKPGTPRALILAPTRELAMQIRDDAEKLSKYTPFHTVAIYGGIDYDKQRRMLEQPVDIIVATPGRLIDFVNQGVINLREVEVLVIDEADRMLDMGFIPDVRKIVYKTPPKENRQTLLFSATLDDEVMRLASAWMVDPGKIEIEPDQNATKLIDQQVYIVTDDQKFALLYNILKKEVVEGTALIFTNRRDQTERLADALYRYGIDCEILSGAVAQNKRQRILADFKDGRCKLVVATDVAGRGIHVDDITHVINFNIPAQPDDYVHRIGRTGRAGKKGISVTFACEKESFELPAIEELLGKRLPCIQPEPEMLILPAPVRKAPHRESRPPARDGGRSGGRPPPRRSNRSR from the coding sequence ATGCCTTCTTTCATCGAAAAAATCGGAAAACTGTTCAAAAAGCAGGAAACCTACCGCCCCTCGCAGTCCAAAGCTGCCCCCAAGCCTGTTGTTGAGGCAAAAAAAACTCCGACCAGACAGCAGCCTAAAGCGGAAGCACCCCGCAAACACACCACCCATCGCGGCGGACGCGCAAATCACCAAGAATCGCCGCACCAGCCCGCACCAGCCCGCAAGCCCACGGAACCTTGGGATCCAGCCACCTTTCAGGTCGAACCGAAAGAAGGCAAAACCCGCTTTCAGGACATGAACCTGCCGGTCGATATTTTCCACGCCATTGCCGATCTGAACTTTCAGTATTGCACGCCGATTCAGGCCGGAATCCTGCCGCTCACGCTGGCCGGCAAAGATATGGCCGGTAAAGCGCAGACCGGAACCGGAAAAACAGCCGCCTTCCTGCTCGGCATCCTCACCCGCTTTATCAAAAATAGACAGGAAGCTCCCAAGCCCGGAACGCCCCGCGCACTCATCCTCGCCCCGACGCGCGAACTCGCCATGCAGATCCGCGACGACGCTGAAAAACTCAGCAAATACACCCCCTTCCACACCGTTGCCATCTATGGCGGCATCGACTACGACAAACAGCGCCGCATGCTCGAACAGCCCGTGGACATCATCGTCGCAACTCCCGGACGCCTCATCGACTTCGTTAATCAGGGTGTCATCAACCTGCGCGAAGTCGAAGTTCTCGTCATCGACGAAGCCGACCGCATGCTCGACATGGGCTTCATTCCGGATGTCCGCAAAATCGTCTACAAAACCCCGCCCAAAGAAAACCGGCAGACCCTGCTCTTTAGCGCCACTCTCGACGACGAAGTGATGCGTCTGGCCTCTGCCTGGATGGTCGATCCCGGCAAAATTGAAATCGAACCCGACCAAAATGCTACCAAGCTGATTGATCAGCAGGTCTACATCGTCACCGATGACCAGAAATTCGCCCTGCTCTACAACATCCTTAAAAAAGAAGTGGTCGAAGGCACCGCGCTCATCTTCACCAACCGCCGCGACCAGACCGAACGCCTTGCCGACGCCCTTTACCGCTACGGCATCGACTGTGAAATCCTCTCCGGTGCCGTCGCTCAGAACAAGCGCCAGCGCATTCTCGCCGACTTCAAAGACGGACGTTGCAAACTGGTCGTCGCCACCGACGTCGCCGGGCGCGGCATCCACGTTGACGACATCACCCACGTCATCAACTTCAACATCCCGGCGCAGCCCGACGACTACGTTCACCGCATCGGCCGCACCGGCCGCGCCGGTAAAAAAGGAATTTCGGTCACCTTCGCCTGCGAAAAAGAATCGTTCGAGCTGCCCGCCATTGAAGAACTTCTCGGCAAACGCCTGCCTTGCATTCAACCCGAACCGGAAATGCTTATCCTGCCTGCACCGGTACGCAAAGCGCCTCACCGTGAAAGCCGTCCACCTGCTCGCGACGGTGGTCGCAGTGGAGGCCGCCCGCCACCCCGCCGTTCGAATCGCTCACGGTAA
- the serS gene encoding serine--tRNA ligase, producing MLDIKFIRENPDVIKKALVHRKAEADIDGLLGLDAARRAAITEAEELKSMRNAASKKIGGLMKDGKKSEAEAAKEEVRVIGDRITALDEKVRELDEKILNTLLFIPNLPLPAVPVGKDETDNVVVRTWGEQKKFDFEIKPHWDICEALKLVDFERGTKIAGSGFPVYTGQGAKLQRALIQFMLDLHTTEHGYTEVEPPFVCNAAAMTGTGQLPKFSEDMYYISTDELYPVPTAEVPVTNLYADEIIDVEKPLKLTAYTPCFRREAGAAGRDTRGLLRLHQFDKVEMVNFVKPEASEKQHEILVREAEAVLQKLGLHYRVIELCTADIGFSAAKCYDIELWAPGVEKWLEVSSVSNFWDYQARRARIRCRDEHGKPQFLHTLNGSGVALPRLVVALIENNQNGSGTVTIPEALRPYMGGLTKLG from the coding sequence ATGCTCGACATCAAATTCATCCGCGAAAATCCAGACGTCATCAAAAAGGCACTCGTCCATCGCAAGGCCGAGGCCGATATCGACGGACTGCTCGGCCTCGATGCCGCCCGCCGCGCCGCCATCACCGAAGCGGAAGAACTGAAAAGTATGCGGAACGCCGCTTCGAAAAAAATCGGCGGACTTATGAAGGACGGTAAAAAGTCCGAGGCCGAAGCGGCCAAGGAAGAAGTCCGCGTCATTGGCGACCGCATTACTGCGCTCGACGAAAAGGTGCGCGAACTTGACGAAAAAATTCTGAACACGCTTCTTTTTATTCCCAACCTGCCGCTTCCTGCCGTTCCGGTTGGTAAAGACGAAACCGATAACGTCGTTGTCCGCACCTGGGGTGAACAGAAAAAATTCGATTTTGAAATCAAGCCGCATTGGGACATCTGCGAGGCGCTCAAGCTCGTCGATTTCGAGCGCGGCACGAAGATTGCCGGCTCCGGCTTTCCGGTTTACACGGGGCAGGGGGCAAAGCTTCAGCGTGCGCTCATCCAGTTTATGCTCGACCTGCACACGACCGAACACGGCTACACCGAGGTCGAACCGCCGTTTGTCTGCAACGCCGCTGCCATGACCGGTACCGGACAGTTGCCGAAATTTTCCGAAGACATGTATTACATCAGCACCGACGAACTTTACCCGGTACCGACCGCCGAAGTACCTGTTACAAATCTTTACGCCGACGAAATCATCGACGTCGAAAAACCGCTCAAGCTGACGGCTTACACGCCGTGCTTCCGCCGCGAAGCTGGCGCCGCCGGACGCGACACCCGCGGACTGCTTCGCCTGCACCAGTTCGATAAAGTCGAAATGGTTAACTTTGTGAAGCCGGAAGCTTCTGAAAAACAGCACGAAATCCTCGTCCGCGAAGCCGAAGCCGTTCTGCAAAAACTCGGTCTGCACTACCGCGTTATCGAACTCTGTACCGCCGACATCGGCTTCAGCGCCGCCAAATGCTACGACATTGAACTGTGGGCGCCCGGCGTCGAAAAGTGGCTCGAAGTTTCTTCCGTCAGCAACTTCTGGGATTATCAGGCGCGCCGTGCCCGCATCCGCTGTCGCGACGAACACGGTAAACCGCAATTCTTGCATACGCTCAACGGCTCCGGCGTCGCTCTGCCGCGCCTTGTCGTTGCGCTGATCGAAAACAACCAGAACGGCTCCGGTACGGTCACCATTCCCGAAGCCCTGCGCCCCTACATGGGTGGACTGACGAAACTCGGCTGA